In Gemmatimonadaceae bacterium, the genomic window TCGCACCCGCGTCGATGCGCGTGATCCCCGGCGGGAAGACGTTGGCGGTGTTGAGCGTGCCATCGAGCTGGTCGCGAATGAACTGCACGCCGACAGAGGTCTTTGATTCGATGCGGCGCGTGAGCTCGCGCGTCGCCGTCGCCCCGAAGTCAGCGGTGTATTTCGCGCTCACGAACTTGTTGATCGTGCGCAGACCCTCGCGATTCAGATCGCAGATCGTGCACCCTTCGCCGGACGCGTTGTTTGCCTCATCGGAATAGCCGACGTAATCCAATCCGAGCGTGCCGCGCGCCGCGAGGAAGCTCCATGGCCGCCAATTACTCTGCAGGCTGTTCGTGAAGCGACTGTCGCGGCGATAGATGACGTCCGCGAACCCCTCCGCCGGCCGCGCGAACCCCCATGGATTGCTCGCCTTCGCGGGATTGGCGCTGCCGAAGAGCGCGGCGCCGAGGATGCCTTGGGTGTTGTCGCCCGTCTGCGGCAAGCGATTGTCGCTGTTCACGAAGCCGCTCGACAGCGTGACGTCGACGTTGTTGTTGAGGATTGCACTGAGGTTGCTTCGGAGATTTAACCGCTGCAGCTCGTTAGGGTTGAGCTGCTCCCCAGGCAAAATCGACACACCGCGCTCCTGACGAAGGAACGCTTGCTCCATCTGCGGCATACGGAGCGTACCATCTTCATGATCAGCGGCACCCGAAACAAAAAAGCGTACCTGCTCCGAGCCACCGTTGATCTGGATGCCGCGCTCGGCGCGGTAGCCGGCTGCGAGCGGCGTCGTGCCCGCGTCTTGCAGCAGGTTCCGCGAGTAGAGTTGCGTGATCGTGCACTGATTCTCGGCCTGCTGCCACGGCAAGCATTGACGAATGCCGCCTGTCGCCTTGTCGGTGCCCTGCGAGTAGTACTGGCCGGGATAATCGGTCACGTCCTTGTTGTAACCTTCTTCGTCGTAAAGCAGCCACTGCGTGCGACCCGGCTTCGCATGCTTCGTCGTTATGCGAATGACGCCATTCGCCGCTTGTGTGCCGTACAACGTCGCTGCCGACGGGCCCTTCACGATCTCCATGCTCTCGATCTCGTCGGGATCGATGTCGTTGAGGAACGAGGGATGACCGCCGCCGACGTATACCGTGCCGTCGAGTCGGGGCGAGCTCGTCTCGACCTTGATGCCGTCGACGTAAACCAGCGGGTCGTTCGAGAGCGAGGCGCTGCTCAACCCGCGGATGCGAACGCGCGATCCCGAGCCGACGGTGCCGTTCTGTTGTATCAACGTCACGCCGGAAACCCGGCTGTTGAGCAAATCCTGCATGTTCGTTATCGGCGCGCTCTCGACCACCTTCGCCGCGTCGACCTTGGCGACGGTATTGCCTAGCTCGCGCGTGCGTTGCTCGCCGGTAGCCGTCGTCACCACTTCCTCGAGCACGAACGGAACGTGGCTGACGATGAAATCCGCGGTCGTCGATTGACCGCCAACGATGGCGACAGTGCGCACTGCCGGACCATATCCCACACGGTTGACGCGGACTTGATGGGTGCCCGCCGGAATGGCGCGGATCGTGTAGACTCCCGAGTCGTTCGTGACTGCGCCGAGACTCGAGCCAGTAACCACGACAACGGCGCTGGGTACCGGTTGACCGTTGGACTGATCGGTGACTCGGCCCGTCAGGCTACCCTGGCGCGACACCCCAGCCTGGGCGTGCACAGTAGCGACAGCAGCGACGGAACAGAGAACCGCGACGACGAGTGAGCAAGTTCTCATCGATGACCTCGAAGCAGGGGAGAGGTCGGGCCCGCGGCGGCGCGAGGCAGTGCTAGTTGGCGCGAACTTGAAGCGCCAAACCCCTGTTTGGCAATAGATGTCTCAGGGACGGCACGGCTCGTTGGGGTGGTGAGGCGCTATCTACTGATGGCCAGATGCCGCTCTTCGCACTCCCTCACGATCATATCGACTCCCATTAGTCGCCGAGATCGCGGAGCTGAGAAGGTGTGAGCGACCAGCGAAGCATCGCCTGGCCTTTCGCCGGCGCGCGATCGAAGCGGAGCAGGCACGCGGCTCCCTTTTTCAGCTCGACGCGGGTGTCGTCGCCGGCCGTCATCAGCCAGGTCACGAGGCCACTCAAGTGTGGCTCGTGCCCGACCACGCCGACGGTACGGTCCGCGTCCTCGTTAGGTAACATGGCTCCCTGCAGCCACTCGAGAAATTCGTCATATGATCGATCGGGCCGCAACGCCTCCACGATCTCGACGCGCGCAACGCCGAGCGCCGGCGCCACGATCTCCGCCGTTTCACGTGCGCGGACGAGCGGGCTCGATGCAAGGTGCGCGAGCCGCCCGATAACAGCGCGCAACCCCTGCGCGCCGCGACGCATCTTGCTCCGGCCCTCCTCGGTGAGGGGACGCAGGTCGTCGTTACGGCCCGTCGCCGCGAATCGCTCCTTGTCCTCGGCGATGGCGTGCCGGATCACCAACAGATTCATATATGAAGGGCCTCGTACCGTAGCGGCTATCGCTCCGCGCTCAACGCTCCGCGGGCCGCATCCAGCATCTCCCGGACCTTCGCCGCCAGGAAGTCCGGACGGAAGGGTTTGCCGAGGAAGCCGACCGTGGTTTTGCGCAGACCCTGATGAAGGATCGCGTCCTCGGTGTACCCGGACATGAAGAGCACGCGCGTCTCGGGTCTGGTGCGCCAGAGCTCGAGCGCGAGCTCGCGTCCGCCGAGGTTCGGCATCACGACGTCGGTGACGAGAATGTGAATCGAGCCCTCGTACGATGCGCTGACCGCGAGGGCCTCCTCGCCGTCACCCGCGGCAAGGACGCGGTAGCCGAGCTCCTCCAGCACGCGCTGCAGGACCTCGCGCAACGCCTCGCCGTCCTCGACGAGCAGCACCGTCTCGCCCGCCTCGCTGCGCAGGCATCCTTCCGAGCCTAACGGGCGCCGCTGCCCGGCTCCCGCGTTGGTATTCTCGACGGAGAGAGGCGTTAGGCGCCGCGCCACTACGCGCGGCGGCACCCCTTCTTCTCCGGTAGCGACCGGGAAGTAGATGCGGAAGGTCGTGCCGCGGCCCAGCTCACTATCGACTTGAATGTTGCCCCCGGACTGCTGAACGATGCCGTAGACCGTCGCGAGGCCGAGACCCGTCCCCTCGCCCTGTCCTTTCGTCGTGAAGAAGGGCTCGAAGATACGCTCCCGCGTCTCGTCGTCCATCCCCAATCCGGTGTCGCCGACGGAGAGCAGCACGTAATGGCCGGCGGAGACGCCTGGATGTGCCGCGGCATACGCCGAGTCCAGAAATGCCTCGTCGGTCTCGATACGCAGGAGGCCACCGTTAGGCATCGCGTCGCGCGCGTTCACGGCGAGGTTGAGCAGCACCTGCTCCATCTGCGCGGGATCCGCGCGGAGCGTCGATAGAGTCGGGAAGGCGCGCGTCTCGATGCGAATGCCCGTGTCGATCAGGCGGCGCAGCATCTCCTGCATCCCGGCGACAATGTCGTTCAGGTTGAGCAGCTTTGGCTGGAGAAGCTGCTTCCGGCTGAACGTGAGGAGCTGATTGGTGAGCGCGGCCGCCCGCACGGTGGCGTTGTAGATCTCGTCGACGTCCGCGCGCCGCGCGTTGCCCTCCTCGACGCCCTGCCTGAGCAGCTCGCAGTAGGTCCCGATCACGGTAAGGAGATTGTTGAAGTCGTGTGCGACACCGCCCGCGAGGCGTCCGATGGCTTCCATCTTCTGCGCCTGTCGTGTCGTCTCCTCGCTGCGCCGGAGCATCTCCTCGTGCTGCTTGCGCGCCGTGATCTCCCGCGCGACGATGAGCACGCCCGTGACCCGCTCCTCCTCGCGAATCGCATTGCAGGTTACCGCATACCATCCTGGCTCGCCCTGAGCCGTTAGGCGAAGCTCTCGTTGGCGGCTCTCGCCGTCGGCCGCCGCGTTGACGTCGGCAGCGAGCATTTCCCGGTCGTCCTCGTACGCGAGCAGGGCAACCTGTCGCCCGATCAGTCCAGACCCTGCAGAAATCCGAGGCCTCCCGCCATTCTCCCCGTCCGGCCTAGCGATCTCGGTTCGCATTGCGTACAGTCGCGCCGCTTCGTTGGCCGACACGATGGCCCCGTTTCGGTCGGCACTGAGAATCATGTCGGGTGCGGTTTGCATGAGCAGCTCGTACCGCTCTCGCGTGCGGCGCATCACGCGCACGAATGTGAGCTGCACCATCCCGAAGGTCGCGATTATCGTCGTGCCGAAGAGCGCGACCGCGAGCGCGATCGCATAGTTCTCACGCAGCGGCGGAAGACCGGCGAAGCCGACGGGAGTGATCACTCCCATTGTCTCACCGGCTATGAGTGCGTTGAAGCAGCACAGCGCGTAGAGCGCGGCGTATTGGGCGCGCCGCCGCGGAAGCGTGGCGAACGCGAACGTGACACCGAAGGCGACGAGCGTCACCGCGATCCACCAGCCGCCGCCGATCATCGCGCACGCGAGCGTCACGATCGTCGCGTCGAGATAGTACGAGACAGTCTGCACGAGATCGGCGTCATTCGCCGATCGAGCGCGTCGCAGCACGAGCCCCGCGAGGAACGTGAGCGCCATCCAGAGCGCGAACACCGCGTACACCCACGGAGACGCGCGCAAGCCCGCGATCTGGAACACCGCCGTGACGACGGTGAAGAGCGCAATGAGCACACGCCGTCGAGAGGCGGCCAGCTCGGCGCGAGCGACGGCGAGAGCGAAAGCGGTCTGGGACATGGCGACGGGATGCGGCAGCGAGGGAGGAGGACACGCTCCTCGGACCTGCCGTTGATTCACAGACGTTTGCCGCCCTGCACCGTCACAGAGACTCACGCTCCGAAAGCGTGCTCTTTTGTCGGTGAATTCCTTTATCGAAGGACGTCGGCGCTATGACACCCGGCCAGCTTCCGCGACTGCCGCCGGCGACGATTCGGCAGCGATCGAAAAGGAGAACGTGCTTCCTTCGCCCGGGGTGCTCTCGAGCCACATCCGGCCGCCATGGGCCTCGATGATGCCTTTGGCAATCGATAGGCCGAGTCCCGTGCCGCGCTTGTTCGCGGTGCGTCTCGCGTGCCAGTAGCGATCGAAGACGCGTGGCTGATCGGCGACCGGAATGCCCGGACCCGTGTCGGCCACCGCGAAGGCCACGCTGCCGCCGCGCGACTCCGCACGGACGGTAATTCGTCCGCCATCGGGCGTGAACTTCAGCGCATTCCGCAGGAGGTTGCTCAGCACTTGCACGATGCGTGAGGCATCGACGTTGAGGGCGGGAAGTTCTGCCGG contains:
- a CDS encoding histidine phosphatase family protein; its protein translation is MNLLVIRHAIAEDKERFAATGRNDDLRPLTEEGRSKMRRGAQGLRAVIGRLAHLASSPLVRARETAEIVAPALGVARVEIVEALRPDRSYDEFLEWLQGAMLPNEDADRTVGVVGHEPHLSGLVTWLMTAGDDTRVELKKGAACLLRFDRAPAKGQAMLRWSLTPSQLRDLGD
- a CDS encoding ATP-binding protein, with product MSQTAFALAVARAELAASRRRVLIALFTVVTAVFQIAGLRASPWVYAVFALWMALTFLAGLVLRRARSANDADLVQTVSYYLDATIVTLACAMIGGGWWIAVTLVAFGVTFAFATLPRRRAQYAALYALCCFNALIAGETMGVITPVGFAGLPPLRENYAIALAVALFGTTIIATFGMVQLTFVRVMRRTRERYELLMQTAPDMILSADRNGAIVSANEAARLYAMRTEIARPDGENGGRPRISAGSGLIGRQVALLAYEDDREMLAADVNAAADGESRQRELRLTAQGEPGWYAVTCNAIREEERVTGVLIVAREITARKQHEEMLRRSEETTRQAQKMEAIGRLAGGVAHDFNNLLTVIGTYCELLRQGVEEGNARRADVDEIYNATVRAAALTNQLLTFSRKQLLQPKLLNLNDIVAGMQEMLRRLIDTGIRIETRAFPTLSTLRADPAQMEQVLLNLAVNARDAMPNGGLLRIETDEAFLDSAYAAAHPGVSAGHYVLLSVGDTGLGMDDETRERIFEPFFTTKGQGEGTGLGLATVYGIVQQSGGNIQVDSELGRGTTFRIYFPVATGEEGVPPRVVARRLTPLSVENTNAGAGQRRPLGSEGCLRSEAGETVLLVEDGEALREVLQRVLEELGYRVLAAGDGEEALAVSASYEGSIHILVTDVVMPNLGGRELALELWRTRPETRVLFMSGYTEDAILHQGLRKTTVGFLGKPFRPDFLAAKVREMLDAARGALSAER
- a CDS encoding SusC/RagA family TonB-linked outer membrane protein → MRTCSLVVAVLCSVAAVATVHAQAGVSRQGSLTGRVTDQSNGQPVPSAVVVVTGSSLGAVTNDSGVYTIRAIPAGTHQVRVNRVGYGPAVRTVAIVGGQSTTADFIVSHVPFVLEEVVTTATGEQRTRELGNTVAKVDAAKVVESAPITNMQDLLNSRVSGVTLIQQNGTVGSGSRVRIRGLSSASLSNDPLVYVDGIKVETSSPRLDGTVYVGGGHPSFLNDIDPDEIESMEIVKGPSAATLYGTQAANGVIRITTKHAKPGRTQWLLYDEEGYNKDVTDYPGQYYSQGTDKATGGIRQCLPWQQAENQCTITQLYSRNLLQDAGTTPLAAGYRAERGIQINGGSEQVRFFVSGAADHEDGTLRMPQMEQAFLRQERGVSILPGEQLNPNELQRLNLRSNLSAILNNNVDVTLSSGFVNSDNRLPQTGDNTQGILGAALFGSANPAKASNPWGFARPAEGFADVIYRRDSRFTNSLQSNWRPWSFLAARGTLGLDYVGYSDEANNASGEGCTICDLNREGLRTINKFVSAKYTADFGATATRELTRRIESKTSVGVQFIRDQLDGTLNTANVFPPGITRIDAGAIKSSGEKTVESKTLGQYVEQEFGLDQRFFLTGALRYDQNSAFGKKNRSATYPKISASWVAIDNGSGLRALRWLDELRFRSAYGVSGQQPGPTDALQYLSPITTAIFGVDQPAVTLAGLGNDALKPERSQEFEGGFDAGFLGKRANLQLTYYNKRTTDALIQRVLPGSLGATVSRIENIGVVTNKGVELSLNGRLVDRQNIALDLNVEASQNGNKLVDLGGLPPITGFGYQNRVGYPLFGLWWPQMTSYSDANHNGIIEPNEVTVSDSTLFGGSTVPTRTLSFSPSLTLFKRLTISGLLDRRAGFANLNVNEWFQCVPTQNCRAINDPSASLFDQAKAIAGGNGIGAYIENASFWKFRELSMSYNIPERYVARLRATSAIVRLTARNLATWSKFTSWDPEIATQGDDAAVYNFVQLAPPRIYTVRLNLGF